In Populus alba chromosome 1, ASM523922v2, whole genome shotgun sequence, a single window of DNA contains:
- the LOC118040119 gene encoding subtilisin-like protease SBT2.2: MEGVYLVHLVVMVLSLGVLAGTLCQVDDGSEKGTAAVYIVTLKQAPASHYYGELRKNTNVFKHGVPRNPKQSHNPRNDSRSNQRSSSYIARVHDSLLRRVLRGEKYLKLYSYHYLINGFAVLVTPEQANKLSRRKEVANVALDFSVRTATTHTPQFLGLPHGAWPKAGGYETAGEGIVIGFIDTGIDPSHPSFSDDSSLNSYPVPSHFSGICEVTRDFPSGSCNRKLVGARHFAASAITRGIFNSSQDYASPFDGDGHGTHTASVAAGNHGIPVIVARHHFGNASGMAPRAHVAVYKALYKSFGGFAADVVAAIDQAAQDGVDVLSLSITPNRRPPGIATFFNPIDMALLSAVKAGIFAVQAAGNTGPSPKSMSSFSPWIFTVGAASHDRAYSNSIILGNNVTIHGVGLAPGTHKNTMLTLISALHALNNETTVATDMYVGECQDSSNFNQDLVKGNLLICSYSIRFVLGLSTIQQAIATAKNLSAAGVVFYMDPFVIGFQLNPIPMRVPGIIIPSPDDSKVLLQYYNSSLERNETTKKITRFGSVASILGGLKANYSNSAPKVMFYSARGPDPEDNFLDDADILKPNLVAPGNLIWAAWSSLGTDSVEFLGENFALMSGTSMAAPHIAGLAALIKQKFPSFSPAAIASALSTTASLYDKNGGPIMAQRAYSNPDINQSPATPFDMGSGFVNATAALDPGLIFDSSYDDYMAFLCGINGSSPVVLNYTGQNCLSYNSTINGTDLNLPSITIAKLYQSKMVQRSVTNIAGNETYRVGWSAPYGVTIKVAPTRFCIASGERQTLSVFFDAKMNSSTASYGRIGLFGDQGHVVNIPLSVIFKVTYNTTTNI; encoded by the exons ATGGAAGGTGTGTACTTGGTGCATTTAGTGGTAATGGTGCTTAGTTTAGGGGTATTAGCAGGCACTTTGTGTCAAGTTGATGATGGTTCAGAAAAGGGAACTGCAGCTGTTTACATTGTTACTCTTAAACAAGCTCCTGCTTCTCATTACTATGGAGAGCTTAGAAAGAATACTAATGTTTTTAAGCATGGCGTTCCTAGGAATCCAAAGCAATCTCACAACCCAAG GAATGATTCGAGATCCAATCAGAGGTCTAGTTCCTACATTGCTCGTGTTCATGATTCATTATTGAGGAGGGTGTTGAGAGGGGAGAAATATCTCAAGCTGTACAGCTATCACTACTTGATTAATGGGTTCGCTGTTCTTGTTACCCCAGAACAG GCCAACAAGCTTTCGAGGAGAAAAGAAGTGGCAAATGTGGCTTTGGATTTCTCTGTTAGAACTGCAACCACGCATACTCCACAGTTTTTGGGTCTTCCACATGGGGCTTGGCCCAAAGCAGGTGGATATGAAACTGCTGGTGAAGGAATCGTGATCGGCTTCATTGATACAGGCATTGATCCAAGTCATCCCAGCTTCTCTGATGACTCGTCTTTGAACTCGTATCCTGTTCCTAGCCACTTCTCAGGCATTTGTGAGGTTACTCGGGATTTTCCTTCTGGTTCCTGCAATAGGAAGCTCGTCGGGGCTCGTCATTTTGCTGCATCAGCTATTACCAGGGGAATTTTCAATTCAAGTCAGGACTATGCTTCACCGTTTGATGGTGATGGCCATGGAAC GCATACAGCCTCTGTTGCTGCAGGAAACCATGGGATTCCAGTTATAGTTGCCAGGCATCATTTTGGAAATGCCAGTGGGATGGCTCCTCGTGCACA TGTTGCTGTTTACAAGGCATTATACAAGAGTTTTGGAGGTTTCGCTGCCGATGTTGTTGCTGCTATAGACCAG GCAGCTCAGGATGGGGTTGATGTTTTAAGTTTATCAATCACACCCAACAGGCGTCCTCCTGGTATTGCAACATTTTTTAATCCCATAGACATGGCATTGCTCTCAGCTGTGAAGGCTGGCATTTTTGCTGTGCAAGCTGCAGGCAATACTGGACCATCGCCTAAGAGCATGTCTTCCTTCAGTCCATGGATCTTCACTGTTGGTGCAGCTTCTCATGACAGAGCCTACAGTAACTCTATAATACTTGGCAACAATGTAACCATTCATGGAGTTGGGCTTGCTC CTGGAACACATAAAAATACCATGTTGACCCTCATTTCTGCACTTCATGCTTTGAACAACGAGACAACAGTTGCTACTGATATGTATGTGGGTGAATGTCAAGATTCCAGTAACTTCAATCAGGATTTGGTCAAAGGAAACCTCTTGATCTGCAGCTATTCAATTCGCTTTGTGCTTGGACTCTCAACAATCCAACAAGCTATAGCAACAGCCAAAAACCTCAGTGCAGCTGGTGTTGTGTTCTACATGGATCCGTTTGTTATTGGCTTTCAGCTTAATCCAATTCCAATGAGAGTGCCGGGGATCATAATTCCATCCCCAGATGATTCCAAG GTTCTACTCCAATATTACAATTCTTCTTTGGAGAGAAATGAAACTACGAAGAAAATTACTAGATTCGGTTCCGTTGCAAGCATTTTAGGTGGACTAAAAGCAAACTACTCTAATTCCGCTCCCAAAGTTATGTTTTACTCTGCTAGAGGACCAGATCCAGAAGACAATTTTCTCGATGATGCTGACATTTTGAAACCCAATTTGGTAGCTCCTGGAAATCTAATATGGGCTGCATGGAGTTCACTTGGCACAGACTCGGTTGAATTTCTAG GTGAGAACTTTGCATTGATGTCTGGAACGAGTATGGCTGCTCCTCATATTGCCGGGCTTGCTGCGCTGATCAAGCAAAAGTTTCCCAGTTTCAGCCCTGCAGCAATTGCCTCTGCACTATCCACAACAGCTTCTTTATATGACAAGAATGGTGGGCCAATAATGGCTCAGCGTGCTTATTCCAACCCAGATATAAATCAGTCTCCAGCTACGCCTTTTGACATGGGAAGTGGTTTTGTAAATGCAACTGCAGCTCTGGATCCGGGTTTGATTTTTGATTCAA GTTATGATGACTATATGGCATTTCTTTGTGGAATTAATGGATCGAGTCCTGTGGTATTGAACTACACAGGTCAAAATTGTTTGTCTTATAACTCAACCATCAATGGCACTGACCTGAATCTTCCTTCCATCACAATCGCTAAACTATATCAGTCTAAAATGGTCCAAAGATCAGTGACTAACATTGCTGGCAATGAAACATATAGAGTTGGATGGAGCGCGCCTTATGGAGTGACCATAAAGGTGGCACCAACCCGCTTCTGTATTGCCAGTGGGGAAAGGCAAACCTTGAGTGTGTTCTTTGACGCTAAAATGAATAGTTCTACTGCCAGCTATGGAAGGATAGGACTTTTTGGAGATCAGGGTCATGTTGTCAACATTCCATTGTCAGTCATTTTCAAAGTCACATATAATACCACAACTAACATCTGA
- the LOC118040125 gene encoding gamma-soluble NSF attachment protein codes for MPVSDPNKLITKADKLTKLSLTRWSADWRNATLLYEEAASLFRVAKKNEKAKEAFEKASKGQEMLSSPWDAAKHMESAAALAKELGNWNEVTDFYRRASELYMECGRPQPASDALAKAARALEDAMPEAAVQMYNDASAILEEDGKEQMAFDLYRAATSVYVKLEKYSDAASSLLQLGLAADKCNATNSQCKAYLGAIIVYLYAHDVKQAEKCYNDCSQVDAFLRSDQNRCASKLLSAYTEGDIEEIKRVVQSSTVSNLDHVVIKLARKLPTGDVSALKTDAGKEEEEPLDENDLT; via the exons atgccCGTTTCCGATCCCAATAAGCTAATTACCAAGGCCGATAAATT aACTAAACTGAGTCTTACAAGATGGAGTGCCGATTGGAGAAATGCCACTCTTTTGTATGAAGAAGCTG CTAGCTTGTTTAGGGTCGCCAAGAAAAATGAGAAAGCAAAGGAAGCATTTGAGAAGGCTTCCAAAGGACAAGAGATGCTCTCTTC ACCTTGGGATGCTGCTAAACACATGGAGTCTGCTGCTGCTCTAGCAAAGGAACTAGGCAACTGGAATGAAGTCACTGACTTTTATAGAAGAGCGTCTGAGTTGTACATGGAGTGTGGGAGACCACAGCCGGCATCAGATGCTCTAGCTAAGGCTGCTCG TGCTCTTGAAGATGCTATGCCTGAAGCTGCTGTTCAGATGTACAATGATGCTTCTGCTATtcttgaagaagatggcaaagAGCAGATGGCCTTTGATCTATACCGTGCTGCCACTAGTGTGTATGTAAAGCTTGAAAA GTATAGTGATGCTGCATCTTCTTTGTTGCAATTGGGTCTAGCAGCAGATAAATGCAATGCCACCAATAGCCAGTGCAAG GCATATCTTGGTGCAATTATTGTATACCTTTACGCTCATGACGTCAAGCAAGCAGAGAAATGCTACAATGATTGCTCACA GGTTGATGCTTTTCTGAGAAGTGACCAGAACCGCTGTGCCAGTAAACTGCTCTCGGCTTATACAGAAGGTGATATTGAAGAAATCAAACGTGTGGTTCAGTCCAGCACAGTTTCAAATCTTGACCATGTG GTAATCAAGCTAGCAAGAAAGCTACCTACTGGTGATGTTAGTGCATTGAAGACTGATGCTGGCAAAGAGGAGGAAGAACCATTGGATGAGAATGACCTCACATAA